In one window of Paenarthrobacter nicotinovorans DNA:
- the gndA gene encoding NADP-dependent phosphogluconate dehydrogenase yields the protein MSAHIGVTGLAVMGANLARNLARNGFTVALHNRSVEKTDALLEKHGTEGDFIRTETLQELVDSLEKPRRVLIMVKAGAPVDNVIEQLEPLLEAGDIIIDAGNSHYEDTRRREAALAKKDLHFVGVGVSGGEEGALNGPSIMPGGSRESYDALGPLLEKISAKVDGEPCCAWIGTDGAGHFVKMVHNGIEYADMQVIGEAFDLLRSGAGIEPAEQSKIFAEWNKGDLSSFLIEISAEVLGHVDAKTGKPFVDVVVDAAGQKGTGRWTVISALELGSPVSGIAESVFARALSSQTEQRKLGQELLAGEEASVEIPETFVEDVRQALYASKLVSYAQGLDMLTSAAKEYGWDLKLDEIASLWRAGCIIRAELLKDITKAYAADEKPANLLFAPAFTKAIAEALPAWRRVVATAVQLGIPVPVFSSSLAYYDGLRRKRVAAALIQGQRDLFGAHTYGRVDTEGTFHTLWGEDKSEISAVDTH from the coding sequence ATGTCAGCACACATCGGTGTCACCGGCCTTGCGGTGATGGGCGCCAACCTGGCCCGCAACCTCGCACGCAACGGCTTCACCGTGGCTCTCCACAACCGCTCCGTGGAAAAGACTGACGCCCTGCTGGAAAAGCACGGCACGGAAGGCGACTTCATCCGCACGGAAACGCTGCAGGAACTCGTCGACTCTCTCGAAAAGCCCCGCCGCGTCCTCATCATGGTCAAGGCAGGTGCCCCCGTCGACAACGTCATCGAGCAGCTGGAACCGCTGCTCGAGGCCGGCGACATCATCATCGACGCCGGCAACTCGCACTACGAGGACACCCGCCGCCGCGAAGCAGCGCTGGCCAAGAAGGACCTTCACTTCGTCGGTGTCGGTGTTTCCGGTGGTGAAGAAGGCGCGCTGAACGGCCCCTCCATCATGCCCGGCGGCTCCCGTGAGTCCTACGACGCGCTCGGCCCGCTCCTGGAAAAGATTTCCGCCAAGGTCGACGGCGAACCCTGCTGCGCTTGGATCGGCACCGATGGCGCCGGCCACTTCGTCAAGATGGTCCACAACGGCATCGAATACGCCGACATGCAGGTCATCGGCGAAGCATTCGACCTTCTCCGCTCCGGTGCAGGCATTGAGCCCGCCGAACAGTCCAAGATCTTCGCTGAGTGGAACAAGGGCGATCTGTCCTCGTTCCTGATCGAAATCTCCGCTGAGGTTCTCGGCCACGTCGATGCCAAGACCGGCAAGCCGTTCGTTGATGTCGTCGTTGACGCTGCAGGCCAGAAGGGCACCGGCCGCTGGACGGTCATCTCCGCCCTTGAACTCGGCTCACCGGTCTCCGGCATTGCAGAGTCCGTGTTTGCCCGCGCGCTGTCTTCCCAGACCGAGCAGCGCAAGCTCGGCCAGGAGCTGCTCGCCGGTGAAGAGGCTTCCGTGGAAATCCCGGAGACGTTCGTCGAGGACGTCCGCCAGGCACTCTACGCCTCCAAGCTCGTGTCCTACGCACAGGGCCTGGACATGCTGACCTCCGCAGCCAAGGAATACGGCTGGGACCTCAAGCTGGACGAGATCGCTTCCCTGTGGCGTGCAGGCTGCATCATCCGTGCAGAGCTGCTCAAGGACATCACCAAGGCCTACGCTGCCGATGAGAAGCCCGCGAACCTGCTGTTTGCACCGGCCTTCACGAAGGCCATCGCAGAGGCACTCCCGGCCTGGCGCCGCGTTGTGGCCACGGCCGTGCAGCTGGGCATTCCGGTACCGGTGTTCTCCTCCTCCCTGGCTTACTACGACGGCCTCCGCCGCAAGCGGGTCGCCGCCGCCCTGATCCAGGGACAGCGCGACCTCTTCGGTGCACACACCTACGGCCGAGTAGACACCGAGGGCACGTTCCACACCCTGTGGGGCGAAGACAAGTCCGAGATCTCGGCTGTCGACACCCACTAG
- a CDS encoding FadR/GntR family transcriptional regulator, with protein sequence MSTSLHHRAVEHLGTRIVGGALPTGHVMLAEHLEDELNVSRSVVREAVRVLQSLGLVETIKRVGIRVLPAHRWNPFDPLVIRWRLAGEGRGAQLRSLAELRSAVEPVAAELAAGNAPESLRQELVGISLAMKEAGDAGDMARFLDLDIRFHALVLSGSGNEMFANLIGQVTETLTGRTVHGLMPEHPQKEALQWHMDVAHAIDAGDGAVARDAAARIMRQTIAELAPSWDDQPRVFVPVARN encoded by the coding sequence ATGTCAACCAGCCTTCACCACCGCGCCGTTGAGCATTTGGGGACCCGGATTGTGGGTGGCGCCCTTCCCACCGGACACGTGATGTTGGCTGAGCATTTGGAAGACGAACTCAACGTCTCCCGTTCCGTGGTGCGTGAAGCCGTGCGTGTCCTCCAATCACTCGGGCTTGTGGAAACGATCAAGCGGGTGGGCATCCGTGTCCTTCCTGCCCACCGCTGGAATCCCTTCGATCCCCTGGTCATCCGGTGGCGTCTCGCGGGCGAAGGCCGCGGCGCGCAGTTGCGGTCGTTGGCCGAGCTGCGCTCCGCCGTCGAGCCCGTAGCCGCCGAACTCGCCGCCGGCAACGCACCCGAGAGCCTGCGGCAGGAACTGGTGGGCATTTCCCTCGCCATGAAGGAAGCGGGAGACGCCGGGGACATGGCAAGATTCCTTGACCTCGACATCCGCTTCCACGCCCTGGTGTTGTCCGGATCGGGCAACGAGATGTTCGCCAACCTCATTGGCCAGGTCACCGAAACCCTCACGGGCCGGACCGTCCACGGCCTCATGCCCGAGCATCCCCAGAAGGAAGCCCTCCAATGGCACATGGACGTGGCCCACGCCATCGACGCCGGCGACGGTGCGGTGGCCCGCGACGCCGCTGCCAGGATCATGCGCCAGACGATCGCGGAGCTGGCACCCAGCTGGGACGACCAGCCCCGCGTCTTCGTCCCTGTGGCCAGGAATTAG
- a CDS encoding L-idonate 5-dehydrogenase, with translation MSINLPASGPAVVAHGKGDLRIEDIPLAAPQPNESIVEIAYGGICGSDLHYWLHGAAGESILKEPMVLGHEIVGVVLQQAADGAGPAAGTPVAVHPATPAPGDVRYPEDRPNLSPGCTYLGSAARYPHTDGAFSRYANLPARMLRPLPENLDLRTAALVEPASVAWHAVSRAGDVRGKTALVIGSGPIGALAVAVLKRAGAARIVAVDMHDKPLEIARSVGADAVLKGDDADAIAAVDADVVIESSGSHYGLASAIKGATRGGKVVMVGLLPSGPQPVFISLAITRELELLGSFRFNDEIDEVIAALADGSLFADPVVTHEFDLAHGLEAFEVAKNSAESGKVLLNFRNG, from the coding sequence ATGAGCATCAACCTCCCTGCATCCGGTCCGGCAGTCGTAGCCCATGGCAAAGGCGATCTTCGCATCGAGGACATCCCCCTGGCAGCACCGCAACCCAACGAGTCCATCGTGGAGATTGCCTATGGCGGGATCTGTGGTTCGGACCTCCATTACTGGCTGCACGGCGCCGCGGGCGAGTCCATTCTCAAAGAACCGATGGTCCTCGGCCACGAGATCGTTGGTGTTGTCCTCCAGCAGGCAGCCGATGGTGCGGGTCCTGCAGCGGGCACGCCTGTGGCTGTCCACCCTGCCACCCCGGCACCCGGCGACGTCCGGTACCCCGAGGACCGGCCAAATCTCTCGCCGGGGTGCACCTACCTTGGAAGTGCGGCACGCTATCCGCACACCGACGGCGCCTTCAGCCGCTACGCCAATCTGCCCGCCAGGATGCTCCGTCCTTTGCCTGAAAATCTGGACCTTCGCACGGCGGCGCTTGTGGAACCGGCCAGCGTCGCATGGCACGCGGTCTCCCGCGCAGGCGACGTTCGGGGGAAAACGGCACTCGTGATCGGCAGCGGTCCGATCGGAGCCCTGGCGGTGGCCGTGCTGAAGCGCGCCGGCGCTGCCCGGATTGTCGCCGTCGACATGCATGACAAGCCGTTGGAGATCGCCCGGTCTGTCGGTGCCGACGCCGTCCTCAAGGGTGATGACGCGGACGCCATCGCGGCGGTGGACGCCGACGTCGTCATTGAATCCTCAGGGAGCCACTACGGATTGGCCTCGGCCATCAAGGGTGCCACCCGTGGCGGCAAGGTGGTGATGGTGGGTCTTTTGCCGTCGGGACCCCAACCGGTGTTCATTTCCCTCGCCATAACCCGCGAGCTGGAGCTCCTGGGCTCATTCCGCTTCAACGACGAGATTGACGAAGTCATCGCGGCCCTGGCTGACGGATCCCTGTTTGCCGACCCCGTTGTGACGCACGAATTCGATCTCGCCCACGGCCTGGAGGCTTTCGAAGTGGCGAAGAATTCGGCCGAGTCCGGCAAGGTTTTGCTGAACTTCCGGAACGGCTAA
- a CDS encoding SDR family oxidoreductase, whose protein sequence is MSALFDLTGRVALVTGSSRGIGNALARGLADAGATVVLNGINTERLDASHLAMAAEYPEGRVHSRAFDVTDADSAAEGVAWVEQNVGPLDILVNNAGIQHRVPMLDLDVKDWDRVITTDLTSAFLVGREAARHMIPRGHGKIINICSVQTDLARPTIAPYVAAKGGLRNLTRAMTAEWAASGLQINGIAPGYIHTEMTQNLVDDADFNSWILGRTPANRWGTTADLAGPTVWLASQASNFVNGQTIFVDGGMTVVV, encoded by the coding sequence ATGAGTGCACTTTTCGATCTGACCGGGCGGGTTGCCTTGGTCACTGGTTCAAGCCGGGGGATAGGCAACGCCCTTGCCCGCGGCCTCGCCGATGCCGGCGCCACGGTTGTGCTGAACGGCATCAACACTGAACGGCTTGACGCATCACACCTGGCGATGGCCGCAGAGTATCCGGAAGGGAGAGTCCACAGCCGGGCCTTCGACGTGACGGACGCCGACTCTGCCGCTGAAGGCGTCGCCTGGGTGGAACAAAACGTCGGGCCTCTGGACATCCTGGTGAACAACGCCGGCATCCAGCACCGGGTGCCCATGCTGGACCTTGACGTCAAGGACTGGGACCGGGTCATCACCACGGACCTCACCAGCGCTTTCCTTGTAGGTCGGGAAGCCGCCCGGCACATGATCCCCAGGGGCCACGGCAAGATCATCAATATCTGTTCGGTCCAGACGGACCTGGCCCGTCCCACGATCGCGCCGTATGTTGCCGCGAAGGGCGGCTTGCGCAACCTCACGCGGGCCATGACCGCCGAGTGGGCCGCATCCGGATTGCAGATCAACGGAATCGCCCCAGGCTACATCCACACCGAAATGACGCAGAACCTGGTCGATGACGCCGACTTCAACTCCTGGATCCTGGGCCGCACCCCGGCCAACAGGTGGGGAACCACGGCCGACCTTGCCGGCCCCACGGTATGGCTCGCATCGCAGGCATCGAACTTCGTGAACGGCCAGACGATTTTCGTCGACGGCGGAATGACGGTGGTGGTCTGA
- a CDS encoding NAD(P)-dependent oxidoreductase produces MTTKRVGFVGLGLMGAPMASNLAGAGWNVTAWNRSDAAFEALPGINRAASVAALRDEDAIIFMLPDLPFIEEAAAELLESWGSSAPRPGTAVVVMSSVSPTGVQRFGELVHQASGGNAAVVDAPVSGGTAGAQSGTLAIMVGADEGTFEQLGPLFRAMGTTVRRMGPLGSGSLAKACNQLIVGTTTAALAEAAELAERSGMDVGALFEVLSGGLAGSRVLDNVGPRLAAKDYSPTGPAKFMHKDLGFVLASAAAAGSATPIASAAHDLYAELKRQGLGDQDLAVVRQAIANLGRTPVPITSNSN; encoded by the coding sequence ATGACCACCAAACGCGTGGGTTTTGTCGGGCTGGGTCTGATGGGCGCGCCGATGGCCTCCAACCTGGCCGGCGCCGGATGGAACGTCACCGCCTGGAACCGCTCCGACGCCGCGTTCGAAGCTCTCCCCGGCATCAACCGGGCCGCCAGCGTGGCCGCGTTGCGTGACGAGGACGCCATCATTTTCATGCTTCCCGACCTTCCGTTCATCGAAGAAGCGGCAGCGGAGCTGCTCGAATCCTGGGGGAGTTCGGCGCCGCGCCCGGGGACCGCCGTCGTCGTCATGAGCAGTGTCTCCCCAACGGGTGTCCAGCGGTTCGGCGAACTGGTGCACCAAGCAAGCGGCGGCAACGCCGCCGTAGTGGACGCGCCGGTGAGCGGCGGAACTGCCGGCGCACAAAGCGGAACCCTTGCCATCATGGTGGGGGCCGATGAAGGAACCTTCGAGCAGCTTGGGCCGCTCTTCCGGGCCATGGGCACCACCGTGCGTCGGATGGGACCCCTGGGGTCGGGGTCGCTCGCCAAGGCGTGCAACCAACTGATTGTCGGAACCACGACGGCGGCCCTCGCCGAAGCTGCGGAACTCGCCGAACGCTCCGGGATGGATGTAGGGGCTCTTTTCGAGGTGCTGTCCGGAGGACTGGCGGGAAGCCGGGTGCTGGACAACGTCGGTCCGCGCTTGGCAGCCAAGGACTACTCGCCAACTGGACCGGCAAAATTCATGCACAAAGACCTCGGGTTCGTGCTCGCCAGCGCTGCGGCAGCCGGCTCCGCCACGCCGATCGCTTCGGCGGCACATGACCTGTACGCCGAACTCAAACGCCAAGGGCTCGGCGACCAGGACCTCGCCGTCGTCCGGCAGGCCATCGCAAACCTGGGCCGGACGCCTGTCCCCATCACGTCCAACAGCAACTGA
- a CDS encoding D-2-hydroxyacid dehydrogenase, producing the protein MMNTMTTDELTIAIAVPLEAEHVEQIRAVDPSVTVLYEPELLPPERFPADHAGDPAFKRSPEQEERYWAMLNRAQVLYGFPNESPAGLARIAKSNPHLQWIHAMAAGAGGAVKASGLDTETLRKFHVTTSAGVHALPLAEFSAFGILNGFKRSAEMAQDQAARFWPELRTPTKLANGSKVVIAGLGEIGMETARIARALGMRVSGTKRNVEAIEGIEEVTNNDGLAGLLADADAVVNTLPGTPYTEKLFNKDIFSAMRPGTVFVNVGRGTVVDEDALLAALDNGQVGYACLDVFAVEPLPQDSPLWNHPKVLVSPHTSALSAAENRLIAERFRNNLRIFLDGGELPHLVDPVHFY; encoded by the coding sequence ATGATGAACACTATGACGACTGATGAACTTACCATCGCCATCGCTGTACCGCTCGAAGCTGAGCACGTAGAGCAGATCCGCGCTGTAGATCCCTCCGTAACAGTTCTCTACGAACCGGAGCTGCTTCCTCCGGAACGGTTCCCGGCAGACCACGCGGGCGACCCCGCGTTCAAAAGGTCGCCGGAACAGGAAGAACGCTATTGGGCCATGCTGAACCGCGCCCAGGTCCTCTATGGCTTCCCCAACGAAAGTCCCGCCGGCCTTGCGCGCATCGCAAAAAGCAACCCGCACCTGCAGTGGATCCACGCCATGGCAGCCGGTGCCGGTGGAGCGGTCAAGGCCTCAGGCCTGGACACCGAAACGCTCCGGAAGTTCCATGTCACCACCTCTGCCGGCGTCCACGCCCTGCCGCTGGCGGAATTCTCGGCATTCGGTATCCTCAACGGCTTCAAGCGCAGCGCCGAGATGGCACAGGACCAGGCCGCCAGGTTCTGGCCGGAACTGCGGACGCCCACCAAGCTGGCCAACGGTTCCAAGGTTGTCATCGCGGGCCTCGGTGAAATCGGCATGGAAACGGCCCGCATCGCGCGCGCCCTGGGCATGAGGGTCAGCGGAACCAAACGCAACGTCGAAGCCATCGAGGGAATCGAGGAAGTCACCAACAACGACGGCTTGGCCGGCCTCCTCGCCGACGCCGACGCCGTGGTCAACACGCTGCCCGGCACGCCGTACACGGAAAAGCTGTTCAACAAGGACATCTTCTCTGCCATGAGGCCAGGAACAGTTTTCGTCAACGTGGGGCGCGGCACGGTAGTGGACGAGGACGCCTTGCTCGCGGCACTGGACAACGGACAGGTTGGATACGCATGCCTGGACGTGTTTGCAGTGGAGCCCTTGCCTCAGGACAGCCCTTTGTGGAACCACCCCAAGGTCCTGGTGTCGCCGCACACCTCGGCATTGAGCGCGGCGGAAAACAGGCTCATCGCCGAACGATTCCGCAACAACCTGCGCATTTTCCTGGACGGTGGCGAACTCCCCCACCTGGTGGACCCGGTCCACTTCTACTAA
- a CDS encoding acyltransferase family protein, which yields MTATKGVASPESPGQIRGSRGTRFRPEIQGLRSLAVLMVVSYHIWFGRVSGGVDVFLLISAFLMTLQFVSRYEESRPVSLVRHWLHLFWRLLPAVVVVLTGTLAATFVIVPRTRWTEIVNQAWASLFYVQNWLLQKQVVNYYAADHSLASPMQHFWSLSIQGQVFILWPAIFVTTALVCRRFGLRYRSMLLGIFGLIFVASLSYSIYFTSAHQELAYFDTLARLWEFALGTLVALLLPFLRPGRGLGTVLGWVGVAAMLSCGVLLQVRSAFPGFVALWPTLAAVAVIVAGQTGSRFGVDRILSSRLLVGLGSTSYALYLWHWPLLVITLVWIGEDHADALTGAAIVGVSLLLAYLTTRFVEQPLRSWRWPEAKRRRLAVAVLVCLAVGATPMTVFGFQQQQEKNAIAGQDMDDNPGARALLPGYVNRVGKDARTLPTPEQLPADWGKLDGPCTGELRPQDPVLFAECQQNDVGADAAKTIFVVGQSHSLQWLGAIGPMAKERNWRVQAITFGACPFMTQTDEVGDECNAFNRNVREHIRRYRPDAVFLVGTAAVPDSPDEDLTWGLDELVGEITDQGVEVIAMRDNPRFSFSPSECAMASGVDDPRCRPALSSVLAADNPLDQLEGNFTGLSILDMTDLICDGASCPGIIGNVYVYLDDNHLSSTYTGSMADALSERWLSATGW from the coding sequence ATGACGGCAACCAAGGGCGTGGCATCGCCGGAAAGCCCCGGCCAAATCCGGGGCTCCAGAGGCACCAGATTTCGGCCCGAGATCCAGGGGCTCCGTTCACTGGCCGTGCTCATGGTGGTGTCGTATCACATCTGGTTTGGCAGGGTTTCGGGAGGCGTGGACGTCTTCCTGCTGATTTCGGCTTTCCTGATGACCCTCCAGTTCGTCAGTCGGTATGAGGAGTCCCGGCCGGTGTCGCTGGTCCGGCACTGGCTGCACCTGTTCTGGCGGCTGCTTCCCGCCGTCGTCGTAGTGCTGACGGGTACATTGGCAGCAACGTTCGTTATCGTCCCCCGGACAAGGTGGACTGAGATCGTCAACCAGGCCTGGGCTTCCCTGTTCTACGTACAGAACTGGCTGCTGCAAAAGCAGGTGGTCAATTACTACGCCGCTGACCACAGCCTGGCGAGCCCCATGCAACACTTCTGGTCGTTGTCCATCCAGGGGCAGGTCTTCATCCTCTGGCCGGCGATCTTCGTCACTACCGCGTTGGTGTGCCGGAGGTTCGGCTTGCGATACCGGTCAATGTTGCTGGGAATCTTCGGGCTGATCTTCGTCGCGTCGCTGAGCTACTCGATCTACTTCACCAGCGCCCACCAGGAACTGGCCTACTTCGACACTCTTGCCCGGCTGTGGGAGTTTGCGCTGGGTACCCTGGTTGCGCTGCTGCTTCCCTTCCTGCGCCCAGGGCGTGGCCTGGGTACCGTACTGGGTTGGGTGGGAGTTGCTGCGATGCTCAGTTGCGGTGTGCTCCTCCAGGTCCGCTCGGCGTTCCCGGGCTTCGTGGCGCTGTGGCCCACCCTCGCGGCTGTGGCTGTCATCGTGGCAGGACAGACGGGAAGCCGTTTCGGGGTGGACCGTATTCTTTCCTCCAGGTTGCTGGTGGGGCTCGGGTCTACCTCGTATGCCCTGTACCTGTGGCACTGGCCGCTGTTGGTCATCACCCTTGTGTGGATCGGCGAAGACCACGCGGACGCACTGACGGGCGCGGCGATCGTGGGTGTTTCGTTGCTGCTGGCCTACCTCACCACCAGATTCGTGGAGCAGCCGCTGCGGTCATGGCGCTGGCCGGAGGCAAAGCGTCGCCGTCTGGCTGTAGCGGTATTGGTTTGCCTTGCTGTGGGAGCGACGCCGATGACGGTGTTCGGGTTCCAGCAGCAGCAAGAGAAGAACGCCATTGCCGGCCAGGACATGGATGACAACCCGGGCGCAAGGGCGTTGCTGCCAGGCTATGTCAACCGGGTGGGCAAGGACGCCAGGACGCTCCCGACGCCTGAGCAGCTTCCGGCGGACTGGGGCAAGCTTGACGGCCCCTGTACCGGGGAGCTGCGTCCCCAGGACCCGGTCCTGTTCGCGGAGTGCCAGCAGAACGACGTCGGCGCGGATGCCGCCAAGACCATCTTCGTTGTGGGGCAGTCACATTCCCTGCAGTGGCTCGGCGCCATCGGCCCCATGGCGAAAGAGCGCAACTGGCGGGTGCAGGCCATTACGTTTGGAGCCTGTCCATTCATGACTCAGACGGACGAGGTTGGCGACGAATGCAATGCCTTCAACCGGAATGTCCGCGAACACATTCGGCGTTACCGCCCGGATGCTGTTTTCCTTGTCGGGACCGCGGCTGTCCCGGATTCTCCGGATGAGGACCTTACGTGGGGACTTGATGAACTGGTGGGGGAGATCACCGATCAAGGTGTGGAGGTCATCGCCATGCGGGACAACCCACGGTTCTCCTTCAGCCCCAGCGAATGCGCCATGGCTTCGGGCGTCGACGATCCCCGTTGCCGTCCCGCCCTGTCCTCTGTGCTGGCCGCCGACAATCCGCTGGATCAGCTGGAAGGAAACTTCACCGGCCTGTCCATCCTGGATATGACCGACCTGATCTGTGATGGTGCCAGCTGTCCGGGGATCATTGGCAACGTCTACGTGTACCTGGACGACAACCACCTCTCGAGCACATACACCGGGAGCATGGCCGATGCATTGTCCGAGAGGTGGCTCAGCGCCACAGGTTGGTAG
- a CDS encoding MFS transporter: protein MTTRTKTNFAAEADEAVVEPEQLRRATLASSVGSALEYYDFYIYGLASALIFGPLFFSPLGPDGALIASFATYGVGFAARPFGGLIFGYIGDRFGRKMVLILTIALMGTASFAIGLLPTFEQAGMLGAVLLVTLRIIQGLGAGAEQAGATTLISEVAPRRRRGFFASLPFVGIQLGTLLGAGTFALITMADKSVLQGWLWRVPFLASFILIVIAIFIRLKLKETPAFQELEKHKNVVKNPIGALWKHSKKNVLIGIGLRMGENGNSSIYSALLVSFMSMPAGVFAGNNSIGPVGLLIAAGFAAVMVVTFGALSDRYGRVPVYRYGALFQAIIAVPAFYLVTLGNVTLVWVVMAVGIAIGVQSMLGPQCPLLPELFGSQYRFTGVAMSREISAVLAGGLAPLLGALMLAATNHSWLVLAIYSLVLALISFVTTFFTPETAGRDLVSTEDAK from the coding sequence GTGACAACTCGTACTAAAACAAACTTCGCGGCGGAAGCTGACGAGGCCGTCGTTGAACCGGAGCAGCTCCGGCGGGCGACGCTGGCCAGTTCCGTGGGCTCCGCCCTGGAATACTACGATTTCTACATCTACGGCCTCGCTTCGGCGCTGATCTTCGGGCCACTGTTCTTCTCGCCGCTCGGTCCGGACGGGGCATTGATCGCCTCCTTTGCCACGTATGGTGTCGGATTTGCTGCCCGTCCCTTCGGCGGCTTGATCTTCGGCTACATCGGTGACCGGTTCGGCCGCAAGATGGTCCTGATCCTGACGATTGCCTTGATGGGCACGGCAAGCTTCGCCATTGGCCTCCTGCCGACTTTTGAGCAGGCCGGGATGCTGGGTGCGGTGCTGCTCGTGACCCTGCGTATCATTCAGGGGCTCGGTGCCGGTGCCGAGCAGGCCGGCGCAACCACGCTGATTTCCGAAGTCGCGCCGCGTCGTCGTCGTGGTTTCTTCGCTTCCCTGCCGTTCGTCGGCATTCAGCTCGGTACCCTGCTTGGCGCCGGCACGTTCGCGCTGATCACCATGGCGGACAAGTCGGTCCTGCAGGGCTGGTTGTGGCGGGTACCGTTCCTCGCCAGCTTCATCCTGATCGTGATTGCCATCTTCATCCGGCTCAAGCTCAAGGAAACTCCTGCCTTCCAGGAACTCGAAAAGCACAAGAACGTAGTCAAGAACCCCATTGGCGCTTTGTGGAAGCACTCCAAGAAGAACGTATTGATCGGCATTGGCCTCCGCATGGGCGAAAACGGGAACTCGTCAATCTACTCTGCCCTGCTTGTCTCGTTCATGAGCATGCCCGCGGGAGTCTTCGCGGGCAACAACTCGATCGGTCCTGTCGGTCTGTTGATCGCCGCTGGATTCGCAGCAGTCATGGTGGTGACCTTCGGTGCGTTGTCCGACAGGTACGGTCGTGTTCCGGTTTACCGCTACGGCGCGTTGTTCCAGGCGATCATTGCCGTACCCGCCTTCTACCTGGTCACACTGGGCAACGTCACCTTGGTATGGGTAGTCATGGCCGTGGGAATCGCCATCGGCGTCCAGTCGATGCTTGGTCCGCAGTGCCCCCTGCTGCCTGAACTGTTCGGATCGCAGTACCGGTTCACCGGTGTGGCCATGAGCCGTGAAATTTCAGCCGTCCTCGCCGGTGGCCTTGCGCCGCTGCTCGGAGCGCTGATGCTGGCCGCCACCAACCACTCCTGGCTGGTACTCGCCATCTACTCCTTGGTCCTCGCGCTCATCTCCTTCGTGACCACCTTCTTCACCCCCGAGACGGCAGGCCGTGACCTCGTCAGCACGGAAGACGCCAAGTAG
- a CDS encoding IclR family transcriptional regulator: MADSRTTRSEGLGASSPAPAVTRAAAVLEALADSPSGRLTLSDLSRELGIPKSSTSNLLLALEEARLITRQGADFALGRKLVELGAAYLSRLDEVQEFYKYCEQAPTLSGETVRIAMLDGDHVIYLARYEGHPAVRLTSNIGDKMPVSLCSVGKALLAQLHDHDIEAMFPDGMELPTMTANSLRTAEELKAQITTIRQQGFAFEDEESTVGVVCLAVPVPTHGAHGPSLGLSVTALKATYSEEQGALMVKELKELARSLGNPMG, encoded by the coding sequence ATGGCCGATTCCCGCACCACCCGCTCCGAAGGGTTGGGCGCTTCGTCGCCGGCCCCCGCCGTCACGCGCGCCGCCGCCGTCCTGGAAGCCCTGGCTGATTCCCCTTCCGGCCGCTTGACCCTCAGCGATTTGTCCCGTGAGCTGGGCATACCGAAGTCATCAACATCGAACCTGCTGCTGGCGCTCGAGGAAGCGCGCCTCATCACCAGGCAGGGCGCAGATTTTGCGCTCGGGCGGAAGCTGGTGGAACTCGGAGCTGCGTACCTCAGCCGCCTCGACGAAGTGCAGGAGTTCTACAAGTACTGCGAGCAGGCTCCAACGCTCTCCGGCGAAACGGTCCGCATTGCGATGCTCGACGGCGACCACGTCATCTACCTGGCGCGTTACGAAGGGCATCCCGCCGTGCGGTTGACGTCCAATATCGGTGACAAGATGCCGGTCTCGCTGTGCAGTGTGGGCAAGGCGTTGCTGGCACAGCTGCATGACCACGACATCGAGGCCATGTTCCCAGACGGTATGGAATTGCCCACGATGACTGCCAACTCACTCCGGACGGCCGAGGAACTCAAGGCCCAGATCACCACCATCCGCCAGCAAGGCTTTGCTTTCGAGGATGAGGAGTCCACGGTAGGTGTCGTTTGCCTGGCCGTCCCTGTACCCACCCACGGCGCGCATGGGCCCAGCCTTGGTCTCTCCGTGACCGCATTGAAGGCCACATATTCGGAAGAGCAGGGAGCTCTCATGGTGAAAGAGCTCAAGGAGTTGGCGCGATCGCTGGGCAACCCCATGGGCTGA